A single genomic interval of Bradyrhizobium sp. sBnM-33 harbors:
- a CDS encoding alpha-D-ribose 1-methylphosphonate 5-phosphate C-P-lyase PhnJ, whose amino-acid sequence MNAPAYNFAYLDEQTKRMIRRAILKAIAIPGYQVPFASREMPMPYGWGTGGVQVTAAILGPQDVLKVIDQGSDDTTNAISIRKFFGKTAGVATTTSTSDATVIQTRHRIPEVPLHAGQVLVYQVPIPEPLRFLEPRETETRRMHALGEYGLMHVKLYEDIARFGHIATSYAYPVKVNARYVMDPSPTPKFDNPKMDNCPALQLFGAGREKRIYAIPPHTDVVSLDFEDHPFTRYRFDAPCALCGAGDSYLDEIVTDDKGGRMFVCSDTDYCESRQLAGHRGSESAAPHKERAHG is encoded by the coding sequence ATGAACGCGCCGGCTTACAATTTCGCCTACCTCGACGAACAGACAAAGCGGATGATCCGCCGCGCAATCCTGAAGGCGATCGCGATTCCCGGCTATCAGGTGCCGTTCGCCAGCCGCGAAATGCCGATGCCCTACGGCTGGGGCACCGGCGGCGTGCAAGTGACGGCGGCGATCCTGGGGCCACAGGATGTGCTGAAGGTGATCGACCAGGGTTCGGACGACACCACCAACGCGATCTCGATCCGGAAATTCTTCGGCAAGACCGCTGGTGTCGCGACAACCACGTCCACGTCAGACGCCACCGTGATCCAGACCCGGCACCGGATTCCCGAAGTGCCGCTCCATGCGGGTCAGGTGCTGGTCTATCAGGTGCCGATCCCCGAGCCGCTGCGGTTCCTGGAGCCGCGCGAGACCGAGACGCGGCGCATGCATGCGCTGGGCGAATATGGCCTGATGCACGTCAAGCTGTACGAGGACATCGCGCGCTTCGGCCATATCGCGACCTCCTATGCCTATCCCGTGAAGGTGAATGCGCGCTATGTGATGGACCCGTCGCCGACACCGAAATTCGACAATCCGAAGATGGACAATTGCCCGGCGCTGCAATTGTTCGGCGCCGGGCGCGAGAAGCGCATTTACGCGATCCCGCCGCACACGGACGTGGTATCGCTCGATTTCGAAGACCACCCGTTCACGCGCTACCGGTTCGATGCGCCTTGCGCGCTGTGCGGCGCCGGCGATTCCTATCTCGACGAAATCGTCACAGACGACAAGGGCGGGCGGATGTTCGTCTGCTCGGATACCGATTATTGCGAGTCTCGCCAGTTGGCTGGTCATCGCGGCAGCGAGAGCGCAGCGCCGCACAAGGAGAGGGCGCATGGCTGA
- the phnK gene encoding phosphonate C-P lyase system protein PhnK, with product MAEPQDPMQDDQPLLVAEHLGKTYGRLTACRDVSFALYLGEVLAVVGESGSGKSTLLQLLSAQLAPSAGRVSYRMRDGMLRDLASLGEAERRFLFRTDWGYVHQDPAQGLRMAVSAGANVGERLMAVGWNHYGRIRGTASSWLERVEIDTARIDDAPRTYSGGMRQRLQIARNLVTEPRLVFMDEPTGGLDVSVQARLLDLMRNLVSELGLAAIVVTHDLAVARLLSHRVMVMKGGRVIETGLTDQVLDDPREPYTQLLVSSILPA from the coding sequence ATGGCTGAGCCGCAAGATCCCATGCAGGATGACCAGCCGCTGCTGGTTGCCGAACACCTCGGTAAGACCTATGGCCGGTTGACTGCCTGCCGCGACGTATCGTTTGCGCTTTATCTTGGTGAGGTGCTGGCTGTTGTCGGCGAGTCCGGCTCGGGCAAGTCCACGCTGCTGCAACTGTTGTCTGCGCAACTCGCGCCGAGCGCCGGGCGGGTGTCGTACCGGATGCGGGACGGCATGTTGCGCGATCTTGCCAGCCTCGGCGAGGCCGAGCGCCGCTTTCTGTTCCGCACAGATTGGGGCTATGTGCACCAGGACCCCGCGCAAGGCCTGCGGATGGCGGTCTCGGCCGGCGCCAATGTCGGCGAGCGGCTGATGGCGGTGGGCTGGAATCACTACGGCCGCATCCGCGGCACCGCCTCATCCTGGCTGGAGCGCGTCGAGATAGATACCGCGCGTATCGACGACGCACCGCGGACCTATTCCGGCGGCATGCGGCAACGGCTGCAGATCGCGCGCAATCTCGTCACCGAGCCGCGGCTGGTGTTCATGGACGAGCCGACCGGCGGGCTCGACGTGTCGGTGCAGGCGCGGCTACTCGATCTCATGCGCAATCTCGTCAGCGAGCTCGGCCTTGCCGCCATCGTCGTCACCCACGACCTCGCAGTGGCGCGGCTGTTGTCGCACCGTGTGATGGTGATGAAGGGTGGTCGCGTCATCGAAACCGGCCTGACCGACCAGGTGCTAGACGATCCCCGCGAGCCCTATACTCAATTGCTCGTCTCCTCGATCCTGCCGGCATGA
- a CDS encoding carbon-phosphorus lyase complex subunit PhnI yields the protein MYVAVKGGERAIENAHRLLAHERRGDRDVPELSLAQIAEQLSLGVDRVMTEGSLYDRELAALAIKQARGDLIEAIFLVRAFRATLPRFGATEPVNTGEMQVRRRISSTFKDIPGGQILGPTFDYTHRLLDPQLADGFVPEQPATSEATQTAMPRVTDILGRDGLIESSPAADADAPVGDLTREPLSFPADRDLRLQNLARADEGFLLALGYSSQRGYGRNHPFAGEIRFGEVEVEFFAEDAGFAVPLGAIELTECQMVNQFKGSATEAPCFTRGYGLAFGQSERKTMSMALVDRSLRARELGEEVIAPAQDEEFVMSHSDNVQATGFVEHLKLPHYVDFQSELGLLRKLRKEFAEANEAPDMQEAAE from the coding sequence ATGTATGTAGCCGTCAAAGGAGGCGAACGCGCCATTGAGAATGCCCACCGGCTGCTTGCGCATGAGCGGCGTGGCGACCGTGATGTGCCCGAACTCTCGCTGGCGCAAATTGCCGAGCAGCTCTCGCTCGGCGTCGATCGCGTCATGACGGAAGGCTCGCTCTACGATCGCGAGCTGGCGGCACTCGCGATCAAGCAGGCGCGCGGCGACCTGATCGAGGCGATCTTCCTGGTCCGCGCCTTTCGCGCCACATTGCCGCGCTTCGGCGCGACCGAGCCGGTCAACACCGGCGAGATGCAGGTGCGCCGGCGGATCTCCTCGACCTTCAAGGATATTCCAGGTGGCCAGATCCTGGGGCCGACCTTCGATTATACCCATCGTTTGCTGGACCCGCAGCTTGCGGACGGTTTTGTGCCGGAGCAGCCGGCGACGTCGGAGGCAACGCAGACGGCAATGCCGCGCGTCACCGACATTCTCGGTCGCGATGGCTTGATCGAATCGTCGCCGGCCGCGGATGCCGATGCGCCGGTCGGCGATCTCACGCGCGAGCCGCTGAGTTTTCCGGCCGACCGCGATCTGCGGCTGCAAAATCTTGCGCGGGCCGACGAGGGGTTCCTGCTCGCACTCGGCTATTCCTCACAGCGCGGCTACGGCCGCAACCATCCCTTTGCCGGCGAAATCCGCTTCGGCGAGGTGGAGGTTGAGTTCTTCGCCGAGGATGCGGGCTTTGCCGTCCCGCTTGGCGCGATCGAGCTGACCGAGTGCCAGATGGTCAACCAGTTCAAGGGATCGGCGACGGAAGCGCCATGCTTTACGCGCGGCTATGGTCTGGCCTTCGGACAAAGCGAGCGCAAGACCATGTCGATGGCGTTGGTCGACCGCAGCCTGCGTGCCCGCGAGCTGGGCGAGGAAGTGATCGCTCCAGCCCAGGACGAGGAATTCGTGATGTCGCACTCGGACAATGTTCAGGCGACCGGCTTCGTCGAGCATCTCAAGCTGCCGCATTACGTCGACTTTCAATCCGAGCTCGGTCTGCTGCGCAAATTGCGCAAGGAGTTCGCCGAGGCCAATGAGGCGCCGGACATGCAGGAGGCCGCGGAATGA
- the phnH gene encoding phosphonate C-P lyase system protein PhnH has product MTTVAELPAGFADKVPSAQSTFRSVMDAMARPGSVQRVTAAVGAPAGMMRGAAAIALTLFDHDTPIWLDAAMSATPDVAKWLKFHTSAPVIADSSIASFALVGEARNLPALDRFAFGSNEYPDRSTTLILQVESLTQGPTFEVKGPGIDGTALLQAMLQPRDLFQRLTINEGLFPRGIDVVLVHDDLIVAIPRTTRLVASGA; this is encoded by the coding sequence ATGACGACAGTTGCAGAATTGCCCGCGGGGTTTGCCGACAAGGTGCCGTCGGCGCAGTCGACCTTCCGCTCCGTGATGGACGCGATGGCGCGTCCCGGCAGCGTGCAACGGGTCACGGCGGCCGTCGGCGCGCCGGCCGGGATGATGCGCGGCGCGGCGGCGATCGCGCTGACGCTGTTCGATCACGACACGCCGATCTGGCTCGACGCCGCGATGTCGGCCACGCCTGACGTTGCGAAGTGGCTCAAGTTCCATACCAGTGCGCCGGTGATCGCGGATTCCTCGATCGCCAGCTTCGCGCTGGTCGGCGAGGCCAGGAACCTGCCGGCGCTCGATCGCTTCGCGTTCGGCAGTAACGAGTATCCTGATCGGTCGACGACACTGATCCTACAGGTCGAGAGCCTGACACAGGGACCGACCTTCGAGGTGAAGGGGCCGGGCATCGACGGTACAGCGCTGCTGCAGGCGATGCTCCAACCGCGCGACCTCTTTCAGCGGCTCACCATCAACGAAGGCCTGTTCCCGCGCGGCATCGATGTAGTGCTGGTCCATGACGACTTGATCGTCGCGATCCCCCGAACCACGCGGCTGGTCGCAAGCGGAGCGTAG
- the phnF gene encoding phosphonate metabolism transcriptional regulator PhnF, whose protein sequence is MSLQESSGVALWRQVADGIERGIADGRFAAGEKLPGEIEIADTYRVNRHTVRRALAALAERGLVRAERGSGTYVEAQRIAYPLRSRTRFSEIVGAGGREPRGQLIDASEEPATRELARELGLRTGAPLIRIESVRLADRTPICVSTSWLSADRFPGAGTVFANARSMTKLLAHYGVRDYRRASTRVTAGIVDATDAARLDLALGRPVLVVDSTDVDTDDKPLVTKRSRFAAERVEFVVESG, encoded by the coding sequence ATGAGCCTGCAGGAGAGTTCCGGCGTCGCCTTGTGGCGCCAGGTCGCCGACGGTATCGAGCGCGGCATTGCCGACGGCCGCTTCGCAGCGGGCGAAAAGCTGCCGGGCGAGATCGAGATCGCCGATACCTATCGGGTCAACCGCCACACCGTGCGGCGCGCACTGGCTGCGCTTGCCGAACGCGGCCTGGTGCGCGCCGAACGCGGCAGCGGCACCTATGTCGAGGCGCAGCGCATCGCCTATCCCTTGCGCTCGCGGACGCGATTTTCCGAAATCGTCGGCGCCGGTGGCCGCGAGCCCCGCGGCCAATTGATCGATGCCTCCGAAGAGCCCGCGACGCGCGAGTTGGCCCGTGAGCTCGGACTGAGGACCGGTGCGCCCCTGATCCGGATCGAATCGGTGCGGCTCGCTGACCGCACGCCGATCTGCGTCAGCACCAGTTGGCTCTCCGCCGATCGCTTCCCGGGCGCCGGAACCGTCTTCGCCAACGCACGCTCAATGACCAAACTGCTGGCGCATTACGGCGTTCGCGATTACCGCCGCGCCTCAACCCGCGTCACCGCCGGGATCGTGGACGCCACCGATGCCGCAAGGCTCGATCTCGCGCTCGGGCGTCCCGTGCTGGTCGTTGACAGCACGGACGTCGATACCGACGATAAGCCGCTCGTGACCAAGCGCTCGCGCTTTGCCGCTGAGCGTGTCGAATTCGTGGTCGAGAGCGGCTAG
- the phnG gene encoding phosphonate C-P lyase system protein PhnG, with the protein MSLTRRNSGEAQRKAAMAVLAHSEAGDIAGHLAAIAVPEHENLREPENGLVMVRGRIGGDGAPFNLGEATVSRAAVRLATGEIGFGYVLGRDRQKAQMIALCDAMVQSTELSGEVETKVIGPLRAAMSADRSRKAAETAATRVDFYTMVRGEG; encoded by the coding sequence ATGAGCTTGACCAGGCGGAACAGCGGAGAGGCGCAGCGGAAGGCCGCGATGGCGGTGCTCGCGCATTCCGAGGCTGGCGATATTGCGGGCCATCTCGCGGCAATCGCGGTACCCGAACACGAAAACCTGCGCGAGCCGGAGAACGGCCTCGTCATGGTGCGCGGCCGCATCGGCGGCGACGGTGCGCCGTTCAATCTCGGCGAGGCCACCGTGTCGCGCGCGGCGGTGCGCCTTGCGACCGGTGAGATCGGATTTGGCTACGTGCTCGGCCGCGATAGGCAGAAGGCGCAGATGATCGCGCTGTGTGATGCCATGGTGCAGTCGACGGAGCTTTCGGGTGAGGTCGAGACCAAGGTGATCGGGCCATTACGTGCCGCCATGAGCGCCGATCGCAGCCGCAAGGCGGCCGAGACGGCGGCGACGCGGGTCGATTTCTACACCATGGTGCGCGGCGAGGGGTGA
- a CDS encoding alpha-D-ribose 1-methylphosphonate 5-triphosphate diphosphatase: MTELFIEGGRALLGDEIAETTLRIAGREIVAVGTNSSHGLSSIDAGGLLVLPGIVDLHGDAFERQMMPRPGVDFPIDVALVDSDRQAISNGITTVYHATTWSWEPGLRSADNARRLLEAIEQMRPQLAADTRFHLRHETYNLDAESEIIDWLSEGRVDLFAFNDHMDSTVASLAKPQKRSRMVERTGLSNEAFDRLVESVVSRGHDVPASIARLAQAARAANIRMLSHDDESPAMRQAFRAQGVAIAEFPVNEETARDAAAAGDFIVFGAPNVVRGGSHTGWTRASDMIAKGLCSVLASDYYYPAPPLAAFRLAVDGVLSLAAAWQLISVAPARAAGLADRGMLAAGQRADIILVDDTLPLRPRIVAVIVAGRLVHLTEANRLVRSSATPRKAVAAA; encoded by the coding sequence GTGACTGAACTGTTCATCGAAGGTGGCCGGGCCCTGCTCGGCGATGAGATTGCCGAAACCACGCTGCGGATCGCCGGCCGCGAGATCGTCGCCGTCGGTACGAATAGCAGTCATGGTTTGTCCAGTATCGATGCCGGCGGCTTGCTGGTGCTGCCGGGTATCGTCGATCTGCATGGCGATGCCTTCGAGCGGCAGATGATGCCGCGCCCCGGCGTCGATTTCCCAATCGATGTGGCGCTTGTTGACAGCGACCGGCAGGCGATCAGCAATGGGATCACGACCGTCTATCATGCCACGACTTGGTCGTGGGAGCCCGGCCTGCGCAGCGCCGACAATGCCAGGCGCTTGCTGGAGGCGATTGAGCAGATGCGGCCGCAGCTCGCCGCCGACACCCGCTTCCACTTGCGTCACGAGACCTACAATCTCGACGCGGAAAGCGAAATCATCGACTGGCTATCGGAAGGACGCGTCGACCTGTTCGCCTTCAACGACCATATGGACTCGACGGTCGCCAGCCTTGCCAAGCCGCAAAAGCGCAGCCGAATGGTGGAGCGCACGGGTCTCAGCAATGAGGCGTTCGATCGCCTGGTGGAAAGCGTGGTCTCCCGCGGCCACGACGTGCCGGCTTCGATCGCCCGGCTGGCGCAGGCGGCGCGCGCGGCAAACATCCGGATGCTCTCGCACGACGATGAAAGCCCGGCGATGCGGCAAGCGTTTCGAGCACAGGGCGTTGCCATCGCCGAATTTCCGGTCAACGAGGAAACCGCCCGCGACGCTGCCGCAGCCGGCGACTTCATCGTGTTCGGCGCGCCCAATGTGGTGCGCGGCGGCAGCCATACCGGCTGGACCAGGGCATCCGACATGATCGCCAAGGGCCTGTGTTCGGTGCTGGCGTCGGACTATTATTATCCGGCGCCACCATTGGCAGCCTTCCGGCTCGCAGTCGATGGCGTGCTGTCGCTGGCCGCGGCATGGCAATTGATCTCGGTGGCACCGGCTCGCGCCGCCGGCCTCGCCGATCGCGGCATGCTCGCCGCGGGGCAGCGTGCCGACATCATTCTCGTCGATGACACGCTGCCATTGCGCCCGCGCATCGTCGCGGTCATTGTCGCGGGACGTCTCGTTCATCTGACGGAGGCAAACCGCCTCGTCCGTTCGTCAGCAACACCACGCAAGGCGGTTGCAGCCGCGTGA
- a CDS encoding DapH/DapD/GlmU-related protein translates to MAGKTLSTEPTVDPTASVRDCQLGAYTEVGARTILLEVTMSDYSYIVNDAQITYTTIGKFCSIAAMTRINPGNHPMHRASQAHFTYRASSYFPGESDDAEFFAWRREHHVHIGHDVWIGHGAVILPGHSIGTGAVIAAGAIVTKDVPAYTIVAGNPARPIKQRFPESIAGRLAELAWWNWDHETLCRTLPDFRKLDVERFLEKYEAAAAATRRPFNQSAAS, encoded by the coding sequence ATGGCTGGCAAGACGCTTTCCACTGAACCGACCGTCGACCCCACCGCGTCAGTGCGCGACTGCCAGCTTGGCGCCTACACCGAGGTCGGCGCCCGGACCATTCTGCTCGAGGTCACGATGTCCGATTATTCCTACATCGTGAACGATGCACAGATCACCTACACAACAATCGGCAAATTCTGTTCGATCGCGGCGATGACACGGATCAATCCGGGCAATCATCCGATGCACCGGGCCTCGCAGGCCCATTTCACCTATCGCGCCAGCAGCTATTTTCCGGGCGAGAGCGATGATGCCGAGTTCTTTGCATGGCGACGCGAACATCACGTCCATATCGGCCATGACGTCTGGATCGGCCACGGCGCGGTTATTCTGCCCGGCCACTCGATCGGCACCGGCGCGGTGATCGCGGCCGGCGCCATCGTGACCAAGGATGTCCCCGCCTATACGATCGTTGCAGGTAACCCGGCACGGCCGATCAAGCAGCGCTTTCCGGAATCCATTGCCGGGCGGCTTGCGGAGCTCGCGTGGTGGAATTGGGACCATGAGACGCTGTGCCGCACCCTGCCCGATTTCCGCAAACTCGATGTAGAGCGCTTTCTCGAAAAGTACGAAGCCGCCGCAGCAGCTACTCGCCGTCCATTCAACCAGAGTGCCGCATCGTGA
- the phnC gene encoding phosphonate ABC transporter ATP-binding protein, whose translation MLVVEGLTCRFGTKAAVDNASFSIAPGSFVGVIGRSGAGKSTLLRMINRLAEPSEGRILFEGVDVTALRGKDLRQWRARSAMIFQQFNLVGRLDVLTNVLMGRLSTVPTWRSLAQLWPEHDKAIAMSALEQFDMASIAAQRADQLSGGQQQRVAIARALVQEPDIILADEPIASLDPRNTRIVMDALLRINKHFGITVVCNLHSLDLARSYCDRLIGMSAGRIVFDGAPAMLTDHIARELYDLEADEVMDAAREHVPVRAPIPALGTVAAA comes from the coding sequence ATGCTGGTTGTGGAAGGTCTGACGTGCCGTTTCGGCACCAAAGCTGCGGTGGATAATGCGTCATTCTCGATCGCACCGGGCAGTTTTGTCGGCGTGATCGGCCGCTCCGGCGCCGGCAAGTCCACGCTGCTTCGGATGATCAACCGCCTCGCCGAACCTTCCGAAGGGCGCATCCTCTTTGAAGGCGTCGACGTCACCGCGCTTCGCGGCAAGGATTTGCGGCAGTGGCGTGCGCGCTCGGCGATGATCTTTCAGCAGTTCAATCTGGTCGGCCGCCTCGATGTCCTGACCAACGTGTTGATGGGAAGACTTTCAACGGTGCCGACATGGCGGTCGCTGGCGCAGTTGTGGCCCGAACATGACAAGGCCATTGCGATGTCGGCGCTCGAGCAATTCGATATGGCGTCGATTGCGGCGCAGCGCGCGGATCAGCTCTCGGGCGGTCAGCAGCAGCGCGTCGCGATTGCGCGTGCACTGGTGCAGGAGCCCGACATCATCCTTGCCGACGAACCGATCGCTTCACTCGATCCCCGCAACACCCGGATCGTGATGGACGCGCTGCTGCGCATCAACAAGCACTTCGGGATAACGGTGGTGTGCAATCTGCATTCGCTGGATCTGGCGCGCAGCTACTGCGATCGCCTGATCGGAATGTCGGCAGGCCGCATTGTGTTCGACGGCGCACCGGCGATGTTGACAGATCATATCGCGCGCGAGCTCTACGATCTCGAGGCGGATGAGGTGATGGACGCGGCGCGAGAGCATGTGCCGGTCCGTGCTCCGATTCCCGCGCTCGGTACGGTTGCCGCAGCCTGA
- the phnE gene encoding phosphonate ABC transporter, permease protein PhnE has protein sequence MNSFSFENQAGIVERHPDIFRPDWWHRGKIAIGVGGAVALFLFGIVQLEIPFHRLSDGMVRLGGFVQLMLPPHPGSWAEVLKYLHALGETVSIAFLGTLGGALLALPVSLLAARNVVANRIVHFLTRRSLDTIRGVDILIWALIWVGIVGLGPFAGILAVICSDFGTFGKLFSEAIEAADKNPAEGVQSSGGNHLHSVRFGLLPQVFPILLSQVLYYFESNTRSATIIGIVGAGGIGLQLAEQIRVLEWQKVSFLILLILMTVSAIDWISGKLRFAIIGQRPIA, from the coding sequence ATGAACTCCTTCAGTTTTGAAAACCAGGCCGGCATCGTCGAACGTCATCCGGATATTTTCCGCCCGGACTGGTGGCACCGGGGAAAAATCGCAATAGGCGTTGGCGGGGCGGTCGCGCTTTTTCTGTTCGGGATCGTCCAACTCGAAATTCCCTTTCACCGGCTCTCCGACGGAATGGTCAGGCTGGGTGGATTCGTTCAGCTCATGTTGCCTCCCCATCCTGGCTCTTGGGCGGAAGTATTGAAATATCTGCACGCGCTCGGAGAGACGGTTTCGATCGCATTTCTCGGCACGCTGGGCGGGGCTTTGCTCGCGTTACCCGTATCCCTGCTGGCGGCGCGCAATGTAGTTGCAAACCGGATCGTTCACTTTTTGACGCGCCGCAGTCTCGACACCATCCGTGGTGTCGATATCTTGATCTGGGCTCTCATCTGGGTCGGTATCGTGGGGCTGGGCCCGTTCGCAGGTATCCTCGCGGTTATCTGCAGCGATTTTGGGACGTTTGGAAAGTTATTCTCGGAAGCGATCGAGGCTGCCGACAAGAACCCCGCTGAGGGAGTCCAGTCATCGGGGGGCAACCATCTTCATAGCGTCCGGTTCGGGTTGTTGCCGCAGGTCTTTCCAATCCTGTTGAGCCAGGTGCTCTACTATTTTGAATCGAATACGCGGTCAGCGACGATTATCGGAATCGTTGGAGCAGGTGGAATTGGACTTCAGCTTGCCGAACAAATCCGGGTGCTGGAATGGCAAAAGGTTTCGTTTCTGATTTTGCTTATCCTGATGACGGTATCGGCAATTGATTGGATCTCGGGCAAGCTGCGTTTCGCGATCATCGGGCAGCGGCCAATCGCGTAA
- the phnE gene encoding phosphonate ABC transporter, permease protein PhnE, producing MRTAVPEFPEARLRELADRYAAAVAAKRRRVWLGSAVLIAATIAAGWMGDVNLWSFAENFWRLPAYFASIAPKFSFSTAWVDLSEWLWGLPRWTRLLGDTLLIAYMGTLTGAMCGFVLCFLASANLVRSRTTVFVTRRVLEFCRTVPEIVFALIFVLAFGLGPLPGVLAIAIHTTGALGKQFAEVVENIDSKPIEGIAASGGSWLQIVRFGAVPQVLSNFVSYALLRFEINVRGAAVMGFVGAGGIGQDLIEAVRKFYYTDVSAILLLIVVTVMLIDFITERARHRLLGLEGSAA from the coding sequence ATGCGAACAGCAGTCCCCGAATTCCCGGAAGCCAGGCTGCGAGAACTCGCCGATCGCTATGCGGCTGCGGTTGCCGCCAAGCGGCGGCGCGTATGGCTGGGTTCGGCGGTCCTGATCGCCGCCACGATCGCTGCCGGCTGGATGGGTGACGTCAATCTTTGGAGTTTCGCCGAGAATTTCTGGCGCTTGCCAGCTTACTTCGCCAGCATCGCTCCAAAATTTTCGTTCTCGACTGCGTGGGTTGATCTCTCTGAGTGGCTTTGGGGGCTGCCTCGCTGGACGCGGCTTCTCGGAGACACGTTGCTGATCGCGTATATGGGAACGCTCACGGGGGCGATGTGCGGGTTCGTTCTCTGCTTCCTCGCCTCGGCCAACCTCGTCAGGTCGCGTACAACCGTTTTTGTCACGCGGCGCGTTCTCGAATTTTGCAGGACCGTGCCAGAGATCGTCTTTGCCTTGATTTTCGTGCTCGCATTCGGTCTGGGACCGCTGCCGGGCGTTCTCGCGATCGCAATCCATACCACCGGTGCGCTAGGCAAACAGTTCGCTGAGGTTGTTGAGAATATCGACAGTAAACCGATCGAGGGGATAGCGGCGAGCGGAGGAAGCTGGCTTCAGATTGTCCGATTTGGTGCGGTACCTCAGGTTCTTTCGAATTTCGTAAGCTATGCCCTGCTGAGATTCGAGATCAACGTCCGTGGCGCGGCGGTGATGGGTTTTGTCGGCGCCGGCGGGATCGGCCAGGATTTGATCGAGGCCGTTCGCAAGTTCTATTACACCGATGTCAGTGCCATCCTTTTGCTCATTGTCGTCACCGTCATGTTGATCGACTTTATCACGGAGCGCGCGCGCCACCGCCTCCTCGGGCTGGAGGGCTCCGCGGCATGA
- the phnD gene encoding phosphonate ABC transporter substrate-binding protein: MINRRIIFAAAAALAFSASAATAQDWKAKYPELVFAKVPDENASGTTNRWTPLTEYLSRELGTKVTLRIANDYAAVIEGQRAGNIHIAMYGPSAYARAYIIGAKVEPFAIEVNGDGTKGYYSVLYVKSDSSYKDIKDLKGKNLCLVDPNSTSGNNVPRFAMDKMGIDPEKFFSKVVYSGSHENAVIGLAQGTCDAAFNWWNDENESNLLRMERKGMAKAADFKIIMKSEQIVNSPMAYLSSLPADLKAAIKKAVLEIAVKDKAAFDKIYEGKQLPFVEVDHKAYDAVIDLTKFVDSIRKQKS, from the coding sequence ATGATAAACCGTCGTATAATCTTCGCCGCTGCAGCGGCATTGGCGTTCTCGGCCTCGGCTGCCACGGCTCAGGACTGGAAGGCAAAATATCCTGAATTGGTGTTCGCAAAGGTTCCCGATGAGAATGCCTCGGGCACAACCAACCGATGGACGCCTCTGACGGAGTATCTGTCCCGCGAGCTCGGCACCAAAGTCACGCTGCGGATCGCCAACGATTACGCCGCTGTTATCGAAGGCCAGCGGGCAGGCAACATCCACATCGCGATGTACGGTCCCTCGGCCTACGCGCGCGCTTATATCATCGGTGCGAAGGTCGAGCCGTTCGCGATCGAAGTGAATGGCGACGGAACCAAGGGCTATTATTCGGTTCTCTATGTCAAAAGCGATTCCAGCTACAAGGACATCAAGGACCTGAAGGGCAAGAATCTCTGCCTTGTCGACCCCAATTCAACGTCAGGCAACAACGTGCCGCGTTTCGCGATGGACAAGATGGGTATCGACCCGGAAAAGTTCTTCTCCAAGGTGGTCTATTCGGGAAGCCACGAAAACGCGGTGATCGGACTTGCGCAAGGGACCTGCGACGCGGCGTTCAACTGGTGGAACGACGAGAACGAGTCGAACCTGCTCCGGATGGAACGGAAGGGCATGGCGAAGGCCGCCGATTTCAAGATCATCATGAAGTCCGAGCAGATTGTGAATTCGCCGATGGCATATCTCAGCAGCCTGCCCGCCGACCTCAAGGCGGCAATCAAGAAGGCCGTGCTGGAAATCGCGGTGAAAGACAAGGCCGCTTTCGACAAGATTTACGAAGGGAAGCAGTTGCCATTCGTCGAGGTTGACCACAAGGCCTATGACGCCGTGATCGATCTGACCAAGTTTGTCGACAGCATTCGCAAGCAGAAATCCTGA